In Rosa chinensis cultivar Old Blush chromosome 1, RchiOBHm-V2, whole genome shotgun sequence, a genomic segment contains:
- the LOC112202894 gene encoding disease resistance protein RUN1-like, with the protein MASLTNEAAVSSSSSSLPRSSTNHQNHYTYEVFLSFRGGDTRFNFTDHLHTALCQKGIETFRDDKLSRGDDIPQELLKAIVESKVSIIVFSQNYASSRWCLDELVKILECRKLKGQEVRAVFYKVEPSDVLHQRGPFGDAFAMLDQSKYKDNIGK; encoded by the coding sequence ATGGCTTCTCTGACCAATGAAGCAGCAGtcagttcttcatcttcttctctcccaCGTTCTTCTACCAATCACCAAAATCATTACACATACGAGGTGTTCCTGAGTTTTCGAGGTGGGGATACGCGCTTTAATTTTACAGATCATTTGCACACGGCTTTGTGTCAGAAGGGAATTGAGACATTTAGAGATGATAAGCTTAGCAGAGGAGACGACATACCACAAGAGCTCCTCAAAGCAATTGTGGAGTCCAAAGTTTCTATCATCGTCTTCTCTCAAAACTATGCTTCGTCGAGGTGGTGCTTAGATGAACTAGTCAAGATACTTGAATGCAGAAAATTAAAAGGACAAGAGGTTAGAGCAGTTTTCTACAAGGTGGAGCCCTCAGATGTACTACACCAAAGAGGCCCCTTCGGTGACGCATTTGCTATGCTTGATCAAAGCAAATACAAGGATAACATAGGCAAATAG